A window from bacterium HR17 encodes these proteins:
- a CDS encoding Putative thiazole biosynthetic enzyme, with amino-acid sequence MSLFKPVDEKEVTRAIVRGYLRQLEDYAESDVIVVGGGPAGLMAGRELARQGFKTLIVERMNYLGGGFWIGGYLMNKATFREPSQEVLDELGVPYEQASDGLYVADAPHACSKLIAAACDAGAKFANMSIVEDVILHEGRVAGVVVNWTPVTKLPREITCLDPIGLQTRLVIDATGHDASVVKALEKRGLLKVPGMGAMWVERSEDAVVEHTGEIFPGLIVAGMAVAEAYGLPRMGPTFGAMLLSGKRAAEVAAEILAGARV; translated from the coding sequence ATGTCCCTGTTTAAACCCGTTGATGAGAAAGAAGTCACCCGCGCTATCGTGCGGGGTTACCTGCGCCAGTTGGAAGACTACGCGGAAAGCGATGTCATTGTCGTCGGCGGCGGACCGGCAGGGCTGATGGCAGGACGGGAACTAGCGCGGCAAGGTTTTAAGACGCTCATCGTTGAGCGCATGAATTACCTCGGCGGCGGATTTTGGATCGGCGGTTACTTAATGAACAAAGCGACCTTCCGCGAGCCGTCGCAAGAGGTCTTGGATGAGCTGGGCGTGCCTTACGAGCAAGCATCGGATGGGCTTTATGTCGCCGATGCCCCTCATGCCTGCTCCAAACTCATCGCTGCCGCCTGTGACGCCGGCGCGAAGTTCGCTAACATGAGCATCGTGGAAGATGTCATCCTGCACGAAGGGCGGGTCGCCGGCGTCGTCGTCAACTGGACGCCGGTCACCAAGTTGCCCCGCGAAATTACCTGCCTTGACCCCATCGGATTGCAAACGCGTTTGGTCATTGATGCCACTGGACACGACGCGTCGGTCGTCAAAGCGCTGGAAAAGCGGGGGCTGCTGAAGGTGCCCGGCATGGGCGCGATGTGGGTGGAGCGCAGCGAGGACGCTGTCGTGGAGCACACCGGGGAAATCTTCCCCGGCTTGATTGTCGCCGGCATGGCGGTCGCCGAAGCCTACGGTTTGCCCCGCATGGGTCCGACCTTTGGTGCCATGCTGCTGTCGGGCAAGCGAGCCGCCGAAGTGGCGGCAGAAATCCTCGCCGGCGCCCGCGTCTGA
- the iolX_14 gene encoding scyllo-inositol 2-dehydrogenase (NAD(+)) — protein sequence MAERKVRIGLIGVGFAARFHFDALKTIPYAEVVAVASRTKEKAEAFARERGVPDAYDDYRRLLDRKDIDLVDVVTPNYAHKQPVIDAAEAGKHVVVEKPLTGYFGEDIADDTGLVGERVSKREMFAKAVANAQAMVDACQRNGVKLGYAENFCYAPTVQKALRLLDAADAIVLYMRGEEAHSGSHSPYSMQWRTSGGGALLRLGSHPLGAMLFVKRREGLRRLGKPIRPVAVTARVANLTKVHGFADKPRNYLVTGWKDVENWGSLVVEFEDGSVGVLTAHDTCLGGIYNVMEFFADNCRIICHINPNNPCVAYAPEPHIFEREYIAEKLETKAGWSFPSVNEDFMNGYPQEMEDFVRCVLEPERQPLSDGELGLDVVRVTYAAYWSAEAGQRIRLLQAEEVGSAVAC from the coding sequence TTGGCTGAGCGCAAAGTGCGCATCGGTCTGATCGGCGTAGGGTTTGCCGCCCGCTTTCATTTTGATGCACTCAAAACGATCCCGTACGCCGAGGTCGTCGCCGTCGCGTCCCGCACGAAAGAGAAAGCCGAAGCCTTTGCCCGCGAGCGAGGTGTCCCTGACGCCTACGACGATTATCGCCGCCTGTTAGACCGCAAGGACATTGACTTGGTGGATGTCGTCACGCCCAACTACGCCCACAAACAGCCCGTCATTGACGCCGCCGAGGCTGGCAAGCATGTCGTCGTGGAGAAACCCTTGACAGGTTACTTTGGCGAGGACATCGCCGACGACACGGGGCTCGTCGGGGAGCGGGTCAGCAAGCGGGAGATGTTTGCCAAGGCTGTCGCCAACGCCCAAGCGATGGTGGATGCCTGTCAACGCAACGGGGTGAAATTGGGTTACGCCGAAAATTTTTGCTACGCGCCGACGGTGCAAAAGGCGTTGCGATTGTTGGACGCCGCCGATGCCATCGTCCTTTACATGCGGGGCGAGGAAGCCCACAGCGGGTCGCATTCGCCTTACTCTATGCAATGGCGGACTTCGGGAGGTGGGGCGTTGCTGCGGCTGGGGTCCCACCCGTTGGGCGCGATGCTGTTCGTCAAGCGCCGTGAGGGGTTGCGGCGTTTGGGCAAGCCCATCCGCCCTGTCGCCGTCACAGCCCGCGTCGCCAACCTGACGAAAGTGCACGGATTCGCCGATAAACCCCGAAACTACCTTGTGACAGGGTGGAAGGATGTGGAAAACTGGGGTTCGCTCGTCGTGGAGTTTGAAGACGGTTCCGTCGGCGTCCTAACGGCACATGACACCTGCTTGGGCGGCATCTACAATGTCATGGAGTTCTTCGCCGACAACTGCCGCATCATCTGCCACATCAACCCCAACAACCCGTGCGTGGCGTATGCGCCAGAACCGCATATTTTTGAGCGCGAATACATCGCCGAAAAGTTGGAGACAAAAGCAGGCTGGAGCTTCCCGTCCGTCAACGAGGACTTCATGAACGGCTACCCGCAGGAAATGGAGGACTTCGTGCGTTGCGTCTTGGAACCCGAACGGCAGCCGCTGTCCGACGGTGAATTGGGGTTGGATGTCGTGCGAGTTACCTACGCTGCCTACTGGTCCGCTGAAGCGGGACAGCGAATCAGGCTGCTTCAGGCGGAGGAGGTGGGCTCGGCGGTCGCTTGCTGA
- the tgt gene encoding Queuine tRNA-ribosyltransferase has protein sequence MAAQHFRVLARDPNTRARLGELHLAHGTVATPVFMPIATQGTVKMLTADDLEALGAQMLLANAYHLHLRPGETLIAQLGGLHRFMGWQRPILTDSGGFQVFSLSTLREVTDEGVRFRSHHDGTDHFLHPETSIRIQEALGSDIAMVFDDVVAYPCPREQAQAAMERSLRWAERCRKAHRRPDQLLFAITHGGVYADLRRWCTERLVAMDFPGYAIGGLSVGEPKEQMFGMVALSTELLPDDKPRYLMGVGTPADIARAVALGVDMFDCVLPTRLGRTGTAFTAQGRLNLRNARYATALEPLDPTCDCVTCRRYSRAYLRHLFKAGEATGPRLLTYHNLHFYLRLMDRLRAAIVAGTVHQIVDEMTRLFPDEPSEREA, from the coding sequence ATGGCGGCTCAGCACTTTCGCGTCCTTGCCCGCGACCCCAACACGCGGGCGCGCCTTGGTGAATTGCACTTGGCGCACGGAACCGTAGCGACCCCCGTGTTCATGCCCATCGCCACACAAGGCACGGTCAAAATGCTCACCGCCGACGACTTGGAAGCGCTGGGGGCGCAAATGCTGCTGGCGAACGCCTACCACTTGCACCTGCGCCCCGGCGAAACGCTCATCGCCCAACTCGGCGGTCTGCACCGCTTCATGGGTTGGCAGCGCCCCATCCTCACCGACAGCGGCGGTTTTCAGGTGTTTAGCCTGTCCACTCTGCGGGAGGTGACTGACGAGGGCGTTCGCTTCCGGTCGCACCACGACGGCACCGACCACTTTTTGCACCCTGAAACCAGCATCCGCATTCAGGAAGCACTGGGGTCGGACATCGCAATGGTGTTTGACGATGTGGTTGCCTACCCGTGCCCCCGCGAGCAGGCGCAAGCGGCGATGGAACGCAGCCTGCGGTGGGCGGAACGCTGTCGCAAAGCCCACCGGCGCCCCGACCAACTGCTGTTCGCTATCACGCATGGTGGCGTCTACGCCGACCTGCGCCGTTGGTGCACTGAGCGGTTGGTCGCCATGGATTTCCCTGGCTACGCTATCGGCGGCTTAAGCGTCGGTGAACCGAAAGAGCAGATGTTTGGGATGGTCGCACTGTCAACGGAGTTGCTACCCGACGACAAGCCCCGCTACTTGATGGGCGTCGGCACGCCAGCGGATATCGCCCGCGCCGTCGCGCTGGGTGTGGACATGTTTGATTGCGTGTTGCCGACCCGGTTAGGGCGAACGGGCACCGCCTTCACCGCGCAGGGGCGACTGAATTTGCGCAACGCCCGCTACGCGACAGCCCTTGAGCCGCTAGACCCCACTTGCGATTGCGTCACCTGTCGCCGCTACAGCCGCGCCTACTTGCGCCATCTGTTCAAAGCGGGGGAGGCGACGGGACCGCGTTTGCTTACCTACCACAACCTGCATTTTTACCTGCGGTTGATGGACCGCTTGCGTGCTGCCATCGTCGCCGGCACGGTCCACCAGATCGTGGACGAGATGACACGCTTGTTCCCTGACGAGCCCAGCGAAAGGGAGGCGTGA
- the zraS_2 gene encoding Sensor protein ZraS gives MASQPLAQSHNEEVALQRAYRFLSALPDTEALLRATLEEALEAVQATRGTIALMDYRTGELVIRVAVGTGWTEEHIGLRLKVTDEPGGSISGYVAATGQPYTCGDVTKDPHYYPLFADTRSELAVPLIGRGHKVLGVLNVESEKPNAFTDQDTRILTALASVASFALSAADYHNRERALIELGKELAAATEIETLLERVAEVAAQVLDADDCSLFLLDKSLNQLVLQASRGLLRQFVGQASYRVGEGLTGWVALHGKPIRTDGVVSDPRWKGLYTELLPEEISAFMAVPIRGRNGVLGVLRVVRRRSSPLAPHYLFTEEDEELLSMLASQVGAALERAELQERLFTMEHIAAVGELAARIAHMIGNKIFALKGALKEVLLRLEAVRLPEDVRRIFQSMERNLFEVETLLQELRDFVKATQLNLQPLCLSDLVRELVQETAQRLPHLQFELRLDEQPVWVRGDPEKLRSVVEELLENASHFLKEGDTVVLHLSVDQWFSGRKIARLIVQDSGPGVPERLKEQIFQPFFSTRAKGMGLGLAIVKGIIEAHGGTIEERGREGEGAKFIITLPVIDPPSKGGTR, from the coding sequence GTGGCATCGCAGCCGCTCGCGCAGTCACATAATGAAGAAGTCGCATTGCAACGAGCATATCGGTTTCTGAGCGCTTTGCCCGACACGGAGGCGCTGCTGCGGGCGACTCTGGAAGAAGCCTTAGAAGCCGTGCAGGCGACACGGGGCACGATTGCCTTAATGGACTACCGCACGGGAGAATTGGTCATCCGTGTCGCCGTCGGAACGGGCTGGACAGAAGAACACATTGGGCTGCGGTTGAAAGTGACGGACGAGCCGGGTGGCAGTATTTCCGGCTATGTGGCGGCAACGGGGCAGCCCTACACCTGCGGGGATGTGACCAAAGACCCCCACTACTACCCGTTGTTTGCTGACACCCGCAGCGAGTTGGCGGTGCCGCTGATCGGCAGGGGGCACAAAGTGTTGGGGGTGCTCAATGTGGAGAGCGAGAAACCCAACGCGTTCACCGATCAAGACACCCGCATCCTCACGGCGTTGGCGTCAGTGGCGTCCTTTGCCCTCTCCGCTGCCGACTACCATAACCGCGAACGCGCGCTGATTGAGTTGGGCAAGGAACTGGCGGCAGCGACGGAGATTGAGACTTTGTTGGAACGCGTCGCGGAAGTTGCCGCACAAGTGTTGGACGCCGACGACTGTTCCCTGTTTTTGCTGGACAAATCGTTGAACCAATTGGTGTTGCAAGCGTCGCGGGGGCTGCTGCGCCAGTTCGTCGGTCAAGCCTCTTACCGCGTCGGGGAAGGGCTGACGGGATGGGTCGCTTTGCACGGTAAGCCTATCCGCACCGACGGGGTCGTGAGCGACCCGCGATGGAAGGGGCTTTATACCGAGTTGCTGCCGGAAGAAATCAGCGCCTTCATGGCGGTCCCCATTCGGGGACGCAACGGCGTTTTGGGGGTGCTACGAGTCGTTCGGCGCCGGTCGTCCCCGTTGGCGCCCCACTACCTGTTCACCGAAGAGGATGAAGAACTGCTTTCCATGCTTGCCAGCCAAGTCGGGGCAGCGCTGGAGCGGGCGGAGTTACAAGAACGCTTGTTTACGATGGAGCATATCGCCGCTGTCGGCGAATTGGCGGCGCGGATCGCCCATATGATCGGGAACAAGATTTTTGCCCTGAAAGGGGCTCTTAAAGAGGTGCTATTGCGCCTCGAGGCTGTTCGGCTGCCGGAGGATGTCCGCCGCATTTTTCAAAGCATGGAACGCAACCTCTTTGAGGTGGAAACGCTTCTTCAAGAGTTACGCGATTTCGTCAAAGCGACTCAGTTAAACTTGCAACCGCTGTGCCTGTCCGACTTAGTGCGGGAGTTGGTGCAAGAGACCGCTCAACGGTTACCCCATTTGCAGTTTGAACTGCGCTTAGACGAGCAACCTGTTTGGGTGCGGGGCGACCCTGAAAAACTGCGCAGCGTCGTGGAAGAGTTGCTGGAAAATGCGTCTCACTTTCTGAAAGAGGGCGACACGGTCGTCCTTCACTTGTCCGTTGACCAATGGTTCTCGGGACGCAAAATCGCGCGATTGATTGTCCAAGACTCTGGACCGGGCGTTCCCGAACGCTTGAAAGAACAAATCTTTCAACCGTTTTTCTCCACGCGGGCGAAAGGGATGGGGTTGGGGTTAGCGATCGTCAAGGGTATCATTGAAGCACACGGCGGCACGATTGAAGAACGCGGGCGCGAAGGGGAAGGAGCAAAGTTCATCATCACCCTGCCTGTCATTGATCCCCCATCCAAAGGAGGGACGCGATAA
- a CDS encoding Ribonuclease, which yields MRLQFCGAAGEVTGSCHWVQTDEGAFVMDCGMFQGGEERHLRNREPFPFDPTALTAVLLSHAHLDHCGRLPLLVKAGFRGKVFATPATCDLTKIVLLDAAKLQEEDAAWKIKRLKKRGEDWAWVAPLFTAADAEKVFERFEPVPYGEWVTLSPSVRFRFREAGHLLGSAMVEVRWRNGNAERTLLFTGDLGQPSLPVLRDPERVDEADWLLMESTYGNRDHAPLGESKTRLFAIVDETYRKGGRVLIPSFAVGRTQEVLYALNEFIESGQLPPLPVFVDSPMAREVLRVYQRYRDLYDEAAQARLQQGDEPFTFAGLQFVATVEESKTLNELREPCVIIAGSGMCTGGRIKHHLRHGIGNPNNAVVFVGFQARGTLGRQLVDGVSPVRIFGEMHEVKARIVLLDGFSAHADRTALLNWASHFRRPPAQTFLVHGEKDAATELATALRQRSWLVRVPMQGEVVALA from the coding sequence ATGCGCTTGCAGTTTTGCGGCGCGGCAGGAGAAGTGACGGGGTCGTGTCATTGGGTGCAGACCGACGAAGGGGCGTTCGTAATGGACTGCGGCATGTTTCAAGGCGGTGAAGAGCGCCACTTGCGTAACCGCGAACCCTTTCCCTTTGACCCGACAGCGCTGACCGCTGTGTTGCTCAGCCACGCGCACCTTGACCATTGCGGGCGGTTGCCGTTGCTGGTCAAGGCGGGGTTTCGGGGCAAGGTTTTTGCCACGCCCGCCACTTGCGACCTGACGAAAATCGTTTTGCTGGACGCAGCGAAACTGCAAGAAGAGGACGCAGCGTGGAAGATCAAGCGGCTGAAAAAGCGCGGTGAAGATTGGGCGTGGGTGGCGCCGTTGTTTACCGCTGCCGATGCCGAAAAGGTTTTTGAGCGGTTTGAACCTGTGCCCTACGGCGAATGGGTAACGCTATCGCCATCGGTGCGGTTTCGCTTTCGCGAGGCGGGGCATTTGCTCGGTTCGGCAATGGTTGAGGTGCGATGGCGCAACGGCAATGCGGAACGGACTTTGCTGTTTACGGGCGATCTCGGGCAACCCAGTTTGCCCGTCTTGCGCGACCCTGAGAGGGTGGACGAAGCGGATTGGCTGCTGATGGAGAGCACTTACGGTAACCGCGACCACGCACCGCTGGGCGAATCCAAGACCCGCCTGTTTGCCATCGTGGACGAAACTTACCGTAAAGGCGGACGGGTGCTCATCCCCAGTTTTGCCGTCGGGCGGACGCAAGAGGTGCTCTATGCCCTCAATGAGTTCATTGAGAGCGGGCAATTGCCGCCGCTGCCCGTGTTCGTAGATAGCCCGATGGCGCGGGAAGTGCTGCGGGTGTATCAGCGCTACCGCGACCTTTACGACGAAGCGGCGCAAGCACGGTTGCAACAGGGCGATGAACCTTTCACCTTTGCTGGTTTGCAATTCGTCGCGACGGTAGAAGAGAGCAAAACGCTCAACGAGTTGCGTGAGCCCTGCGTCATCATCGCCGGCAGTGGCATGTGCACGGGCGGGCGTATCAAGCATCATTTGCGGCATGGCATCGGCAATCCCAACAACGCCGTCGTGTTCGTCGGTTTCCAAGCGCGAGGGACTCTGGGACGGCAATTGGTGGACGGCGTTTCGCCCGTGCGTATTTTCGGCGAAATGCACGAGGTCAAAGCCCGCATCGTCTTGTTGGACGGCTTCAGCGCCCATGCCGACCGCACCGCGCTGCTCAACTGGGCAAGCCATTTTCGCCGACCGCCTGCACAAACTTTTTTGGTGCACGGCGAAAAAGACGCCGCGACAGAGTTGGCGACAGCGTTGCGACAGCGAAGTTGGCTGGTGCGGGTGCCGATGCAGGGCGAGGTAGTAGCGCTGGCGTGA
- the phoP_4 gene encoding Virulence transcriptional regulatory protein PhoP, with protein sequence MGRILVVDDEELAREAIRMRLERDGHEVDTAASESEAIEKIRTANPPYDVVVTDMVMESENSGMEVLKAALLRDVLTEVIVLTAYGSVANAVECLKRGAFDYVEKNIPGVDVYDLLALKVDRAMEHRSESLALLKRWHSYQQPLVAQEDVVTD encoded by the coding sequence ATGGGGCGTATCTTGGTCGTAGACGACGAGGAACTGGCACGGGAAGCCATCCGCATGCGCTTGGAACGCGACGGTCACGAAGTGGACACAGCCGCCAGCGAATCGGAAGCCATTGAGAAAATTCGCACCGCTAACCCGCCTTACGATGTCGTCGTGACCGACATGGTGATGGAGAGCGAAAACAGTGGGATGGAAGTGCTTAAGGCGGCGCTGCTGCGGGATGTCCTGACCGAAGTGATTGTGTTGACGGCTTACGGCAGCGTCGCCAACGCCGTGGAGTGCCTAAAGCGTGGTGCCTTTGACTATGTGGAAAAAAACATCCCTGGCGTGGATGTTTACGACTTGCTTGCCCTGAAAGTGGATCGGGCGATGGAACACCGTTCGGAATCGCTGGCGCTCCTCAAGCGTTGGCACTCCTACCAACAGCCGCTCGTCGCTCAGGAGGACGTCGTCACGGACTAA
- the proB gene encoding Glutamate 5-kinase produces the protein MAQTVVVKVGTSTLTGNGETLDTAFMAELVRQICTAMDAGHRIVLVTSGAIRSGMAALHLSPPLSLAEKQAAAAVGQSLLMHTYRALFARHGRQVGQVLLTRADIEDRERFLNAKRTFLQLLRWGVVPVVNENDTVAADEIRFGDNDLLAALTALVVDADLVLLLSDVDGFFVREGNQQRLLAEVRVLDEKVWRSAGRAGRWGTGGMVSKLQAAEVTMYCGIALVLANGRAPDVVLRVLRGEKVGTRFVPVRSLPARKRWLAFAPRVRGTIVVNEGAKQRLLHGSSLLPAGIVTADGDFGAGDLVALKDERGNLFAKGLTNYSADQIRRIAGVPSHQIPRLLGVNGKDEVIHRDNLVVLVPQTAP, from the coding sequence ATGGCGCAAACGGTTGTCGTCAAAGTCGGCACTTCCACACTGACGGGAAACGGAGAAACGCTGGACACAGCCTTTATGGCGGAGTTGGTGCGGCAGATTTGCACCGCAATGGATGCGGGGCACCGCATCGTCTTGGTCACTTCGGGCGCCATCCGGTCGGGAATGGCGGCGCTGCACCTGAGCCCTCCGCTGAGCCTTGCTGAAAAGCAGGCGGCTGCTGCTGTCGGGCAATCGTTGCTGATGCACACCTATCGCGCGCTGTTCGCGCGGCACGGGCGGCAAGTCGGGCAAGTCCTGCTAACTCGCGCCGACATAGAAGACCGCGAGCGTTTCCTCAACGCCAAGCGCACTTTCCTGCAGTTACTGCGTTGGGGCGTTGTGCCTGTTGTCAACGAGAACGACACCGTTGCCGCCGACGAAATCCGTTTCGGTGATAACGATTTGCTGGCAGCGTTGACCGCGTTAGTCGTTGATGCCGATTTGGTGCTGTTGCTCAGCGATGTGGACGGGTTTTTTGTCCGGGAAGGCAACCAGCAGCGGTTGTTAGCAGAGGTGAGGGTGTTGGACGAAAAGGTGTGGCGCAGCGCCGGTCGGGCAGGGCGTTGGGGCACCGGCGGTATGGTGTCCAAGTTGCAGGCAGCGGAAGTGACGATGTACTGCGGCATTGCCCTCGTTTTGGCGAACGGGCGGGCGCCCGATGTCGTGCTGCGGGTGCTGCGGGGTGAAAAGGTCGGCACGCGGTTTGTGCCGGTTCGGTCGTTGCCGGCACGGAAACGGTGGTTGGCGTTCGCGCCTCGCGTGCGTGGCACCATCGTCGTCAACGAAGGGGCTAAGCAGCGTCTGTTGCACGGAAGCAGTCTGTTACCGGCGGGTATCGTGACAGCGGACGGTGATTTCGGTGCGGGTGACCTCGTTGCCCTCAAGGATGAACGGGGTAATTTGTTCGCTAAGGGGTTGACCAATTACTCTGCCGACCAAATTCGCCGCATCGCTGGCGTTCCCTCCCACCAAATTCCCCGCCTGTTGGGCGTGAACGGCAAAGATGAAGTGATTCACCGCGACAACCTCGTCGTGTTAGTGCCGCAAACGGCGCCGTAA